From a single Rutidosis leptorrhynchoides isolate AG116_Rl617_1_P2 chromosome 5, CSIRO_AGI_Rlap_v1, whole genome shotgun sequence genomic region:
- the LOC139850706 gene encoding AAA-ATPase At3g50940-like isoform X2 — protein sequence MSSPSLPHMPTPSSLLSAYASMSTSIMLFRTMFNQLFPKELQRYVIDAVRLYWKPKSSKLTLVFEEKDGMTTNHMFDAAESFLCSRNNPDSDRLRITKSAKEKHINIKFDESEEIVDSFEGISVTWRYFRQPSQQKQGGNDGDEYGNYGHKIVSSGGSPEKKYIELKFDKKYKDIIISSYLPLIIKKSQDLEKEKKVVKLYNLRSYTGEPGGFEESVNLDHPSTFDTLAMDPKMKKAIIDDLELFLRRRDFYKRVGKAWKRGYLLYGPPGTGKSSLIAAIANYLKFDIYDLQLMNVGGDSYLKKLMLRTSNRSILVIEDIDCSIQLPDRKGIVPSRFPDFRQFSLSGLLNFIDGLWSCCGDERIIIFTTNHKERLDPALLRPGRMDVHIHMSYLTVDGFNILAANYLNIHDHHWRFCEIKELIKCKKVTPAEVAEELMKSDNVEVVLDGLVNFLKRKKVEEDEIIDGIEGDEGDDDNQVPEAKKSKIIA from the exons ATGTCGTCTCCAAGTCTCCCCCATATGCCAACTCCGTCGTCGTTACTATCAGCATACGCATCGATGTCAACATCAATCATGCTCTTTCGTACAATGTTTAACCAGCTCTTCCCAAAAGAACTCCAACGTTACGTTATTGACGCTGTTCGACTCTATTGGAAACCTAAATCATCAAAACTAACACTTGTTTTTGAAGAAAAAGATGGCATGACCACCAACCATATGTTTGATGCCGCTGAATCATTTCTTTGTAGCAGAAACAACCCTGATTCTGATCGTCTTAG GATCACGAAATCGGCTAAAGAAAAACACATAAACATCAAGTTTGATGAATCAGAAGAGATAGTAGATTCATTTGAAGGAATTTCAGTTACATGGAGGTACTTCCGTCAACCGTCGCAACAAAAGCAGGGAGGAAACGATGGCGATGAATACGGTAATTATGGTCACAAGATCGTTTCGAGTGGCGGCTCGCCAGAGAAAAAGTACATCGAGCTGAAATTCGATAAAAAGTACAAAGACATTATAATAAGTTCTTACTTGCCGTTAATAATAAAAAAGTCACAAGATCTCGAGAAGGAAAAGAAGGTAGTGAAGCTATATAACTTACGATCCTATACAGGAGAGCCAGGTGGATTTGAGGAATCGGTGAATTTGGATCATCCGTCCACGTTTGACACATTAGCGATGGATCCGAAGATGAAAAAGGCGATAATTGATGATTTGGAGTTGTTTTTAAGGAGACGGGATTTTTATAAAAGAGTTGGGAAGGCGTGGAAGAGGGGGTATTTGTTGTACGGTCCACCTGGGACAGGAAAATCGAGTTTGATTGCTGCGATAGCGAATTACTTGAAGTTTGATATTTATGATTTACAGTTGATGAATGTTGGAGGTGATTCGTATTTAAAGAAATTGATGTTGAGAACATCGAATCGGTCGATACTTGTGATTGAAGATATTGATTGTAGCATTCAGTTGCCTGATCGGAAAGGAATTGTTCCGTCTAGATTTCCGGATTTTAGACAG TTCTCTTTGTCGGGGCTTTTGAACTTCATAGATGGGTTATGGTCATGTTGTGGGGATGAACGTATCATAATATTTACGACAAACCATAAAGAAAGACTTGATCCAGCTTTGCTTCGACCAGGACGAATGGACGTACACATTCACATGTCATACTTGACCGTTGATGGATTCAATATATTAGCGGCTAACTACCTAAACATTCATGATCACCATTGGCGATTTTGTGAAATTAAAGAGTTGATCAAATGTAAGAAGGTCACGCCGGCTGAGGTGGCAGAGGAACTCATGAAGTCTGATAATGTGGAGGTTGTGTTAGATGGGcttgttaactttttaaaacgtaagAAGGTGGAAGAAGATGAAATTATAGATGGGATCGAAGGGGATGAAGGAGATGATGATAATCAAGTCCCAGAAGCTAAAAAGTCAAAAATAATAGCTTGA
- the LOC139850706 gene encoding AAA-ATPase At3g50940-like isoform X1, with amino-acid sequence MSSPSLPHMPTPSSLLSAYASMSTSIMLFRTMFNQLFPKELQRYVIDAVRLYWKPKSSKLTLVFEEKDGMTTNHMFDAAESFLCSRNNPDSDRLRITKSAKEKHINIKFDESEEIVDSFEGISVTWRYFRQPSQQKQGGNDGDEYGNYGHKIVSSGGSPEKKYIELKFDKKYKDIIISSYLPLIIKKSQDLEKEKKVVKLYNLRSYTGEPGGFEESVNLDHPSTFDTLAMDPKMKKAIIDDLELFLRRRDFYKRVGKAWKRGYLLYGPPGTGKSSLIAAIANYLKFDIYDLQLMNVGGDSYLKKLMLRTSNRSILVIEDIDCSIQLPDRKGIVPSRFPDFRQVRDPQFSLSGLLNFIDGLWSCCGDERIIIFTTNHKERLDPALLRPGRMDVHIHMSYLTVDGFNILAANYLNIHDHHWRFCEIKELIKCKKVTPAEVAEELMKSDNVEVVLDGLVNFLKRKKVEEDEIIDGIEGDEGDDDNQVPEAKKSKIIA; translated from the exons ATGTCGTCTCCAAGTCTCCCCCATATGCCAACTCCGTCGTCGTTACTATCAGCATACGCATCGATGTCAACATCAATCATGCTCTTTCGTACAATGTTTAACCAGCTCTTCCCAAAAGAACTCCAACGTTACGTTATTGACGCTGTTCGACTCTATTGGAAACCTAAATCATCAAAACTAACACTTGTTTTTGAAGAAAAAGATGGCATGACCACCAACCATATGTTTGATGCCGCTGAATCATTTCTTTGTAGCAGAAACAACCCTGATTCTGATCGTCTTAG GATCACGAAATCGGCTAAAGAAAAACACATAAACATCAAGTTTGATGAATCAGAAGAGATAGTAGATTCATTTGAAGGAATTTCAGTTACATGGAGGTACTTCCGTCAACCGTCGCAACAAAAGCAGGGAGGAAACGATGGCGATGAATACGGTAATTATGGTCACAAGATCGTTTCGAGTGGCGGCTCGCCAGAGAAAAAGTACATCGAGCTGAAATTCGATAAAAAGTACAAAGACATTATAATAAGTTCTTACTTGCCGTTAATAATAAAAAAGTCACAAGATCTCGAGAAGGAAAAGAAGGTAGTGAAGCTATATAACTTACGATCCTATACAGGAGAGCCAGGTGGATTTGAGGAATCGGTGAATTTGGATCATCCGTCCACGTTTGACACATTAGCGATGGATCCGAAGATGAAAAAGGCGATAATTGATGATTTGGAGTTGTTTTTAAGGAGACGGGATTTTTATAAAAGAGTTGGGAAGGCGTGGAAGAGGGGGTATTTGTTGTACGGTCCACCTGGGACAGGAAAATCGAGTTTGATTGCTGCGATAGCGAATTACTTGAAGTTTGATATTTATGATTTACAGTTGATGAATGTTGGAGGTGATTCGTATTTAAAGAAATTGATGTTGAGAACATCGAATCGGTCGATACTTGTGATTGAAGATATTGATTGTAGCATTCAGTTGCCTGATCGGAAAGGAATTGTTCCGTCTAGATTTCCGGATTTTAGACAGGTTCGTGATCCCCAG TTCTCTTTGTCGGGGCTTTTGAACTTCATAGATGGGTTATGGTCATGTTGTGGGGATGAACGTATCATAATATTTACGACAAACCATAAAGAAAGACTTGATCCAGCTTTGCTTCGACCAGGACGAATGGACGTACACATTCACATGTCATACTTGACCGTTGATGGATTCAATATATTAGCGGCTAACTACCTAAACATTCATGATCACCATTGGCGATTTTGTGAAATTAAAGAGTTGATCAAATGTAAGAAGGTCACGCCGGCTGAGGTGGCAGAGGAACTCATGAAGTCTGATAATGTGGAGGTTGTGTTAGATGGGcttgttaactttttaaaacgtaagAAGGTGGAAGAAGATGAAATTATAGATGGGATCGAAGGGGATGAAGGAGATGATGATAATCAAGTCCCAGAAGCTAAAAAGTCAAAAATAATAGCTTGA